The genomic segment GTAAGCTACGACAAAGAATACGCAAAGATAACAGAGTTAGAGTATAACCATCCAAACAAGCACATCTAAAGGATTAGCCCAAAATAGCCTCATCAACACCACAGCCAAAAATACGCCAAAAAATTATAGGGGGTCCAATAAACGAGAGAAACACGCAAATAACGTAACAAAATTATCATACATCCCACGATAGGCACGAACACTCGTAGAAGAAACACATTTTAACACCAAATCTTTCTATGAAAAGATGCAATGATTGTAAAAATGTTAACTCTTGGAACACTGTACACGAACTGTTACGTCGTAGGCTGCGCTGAAACCAAAGAAGCATTAATCATTGACCCTGGATTTGAAGAAAATGAGGAAGCTGAGAGAGTTTTAAGAGAGGTAAATCAGCACGGTTTACGAGTTAAGTACATCGTGAATACACACGGTCACCCCGACCACATAGGGGGCAACGGAATTATCAAAAAGGCGACTGGTGCTCCCATTCTGATTCATGAATATGACGCACCGATGTTGACAGGTGGGGCAGACAATGTGTCTGGGCTATTTGGGCTACGCGCAACGTCTCCGCCAGCTGATAAAATGCTTCACGAAGGAGACGTTATCCAGTTCGGAAAAATTACGCTCAGGGTTCTTCACACACCGGGACACAGCAAAGGCAGCATATCCCTCTTAGGCGATGATGCTGTTTTCACTGGAGAT from the Candidatus Bathyarchaeota archaeon genome contains:
- a CDS encoding MBL fold metallo-hydrolase, with the translated sequence MIVKMLTLGTLYTNCYVVGCAETKEALIIDPGFEENEEAERVLREVNQHGLRVKYIVNTHGHPDHIGGNGIIKKATGAPILIHEYDAPMLTGGADNVSGLFGLRATSPPADKMLHEGDVIQFGKITLRVLHTPGHSKGSISLLGDDAVFTGDTLFAGSIGRYDLPGASYKEIIRSVKRLATLPEHVKVYSGHGPTSTIGTEKKSNPFLQMSA